A DNA window from Paenibacillus sp. HWE-109 contains the following coding sequences:
- a CDS encoding ABC transporter ATP-binding protein gives MSFVQLKNVVKKYNNQISVDHLNLSIHEGEVFGLLGPNGAGKSTTIKMLSGLLKIDQGEMVVDGLSVAKDTLEVKRRIGLVPQELAIFENLTARENVTFFARLYGLSGKLLKDRVEEALEFVGLSDRARDKPSSFSGGMKRRLNIACAIMHHPKLIIMDEPTVGIDPQSRNHILESVRTLNRMGSTIIYTSHYMEEVSAISSRVGIMDHGHLIACGTQEELRSKVAQDNKVILQVAHLKEEAITELREHPRVKQVTAQEQQLELLVGTSHAYLQDILFILAKHDVKIQSLTQVEPDLEALFLSLTGRTLRD, from the coding sequence ATGAGCTTTGTTCAATTAAAAAATGTTGTGAAAAAATATAACAATCAGATCTCTGTGGATCATCTTAATTTATCTATTCACGAAGGTGAAGTATTTGGACTTTTGGGACCCAATGGTGCGGGCAAAAGTACGACGATTAAAATGTTGAGCGGACTGCTGAAAATCGATCAGGGTGAAATGGTTGTGGACGGATTATCGGTTGCCAAAGATACACTGGAAGTTAAACGCAGGATTGGCCTTGTTCCCCAAGAACTGGCGATTTTCGAAAATTTGACGGCGCGTGAGAATGTCACTTTTTTTGCTAGATTATACGGTTTATCCGGCAAGCTCTTGAAGGATCGCGTGGAGGAGGCTTTAGAATTCGTAGGACTATCTGATCGTGCTCGCGATAAACCGAGTTCCTTCTCAGGCGGAATGAAACGCCGTTTGAATATTGCCTGCGCGATTATGCATCATCCCAAGCTAATCATTATGGATGAGCCAACAGTAGGCATCGATCCACAGTCTCGCAATCATATCCTCGAGTCGGTAAGAACACTTAATCGCATGGGGTCAACCATTATCTATACATCTCATTACATGGAAGAAGTCTCCGCCATCTCTTCGCGGGTCGGGATTATGGATCATGGTCATCTGATTGCCTGCGGCACGCAAGAGGAGCTTCGAAGCAAGGTAGCGCAGGATAATAAAGTGATTCTCCAAGTTGCTCATTTAAAAGAAGAAGCCATCACTGAACTCAGAGAACACCCAAGAGTTAAACAAGTGACAGCGCAAGAACAGCAGCTCGAATTGTTGGTAGGAACGTCCCATGCGTATCTTCAGGACATCTTGTTCATTTTAGCTAAACATGACGTGAAAATTCAATCGCTCACACAGGTGGAGCCGGATCTTGAAGCCTTATTCCTGTCGTTGACCGGAAGAACGTTGCGGGACTAG
- a CDS encoding sensor histidine kinase gives MTPLLPISRYALILVPAIASMYLEKYSAYGTYVFFILLLVWMAELRRITRLKSAWMLLLEIGFGAWLSSQYHGILFMLFYSTLLSYVHNVNKHLCYYFIAIQLLLLNLSLHGQPASYYVMANLIFIAQSMLLLHMRQIEQNREEVELLYDQLRRQHYELDEARLQLMDYAKQVENITQTDERNRISRDIHDDLGHKLIRLKMMMEASLRILPTQQSKGMEMLTSVKDQLTESMEMLRTTVRRLKPDEDSLQTYSLDRLIEDLTKENGIAIEVQITGMPYVLYPSLAFILYRNAQEAITNAIRHGSASKVDIQLSYDPKQITMCVSNNGHLPAASSAKGIGMKGMEERSKLIGGQLFVTLQDYYSVTTVLPTYR, from the coding sequence TTGACACCATTACTTCCGATATCCCGTTATGCTCTTATACTCGTCCCAGCGATTGCTTCCATGTATCTAGAGAAATATTCGGCCTATGGCACATATGTATTTTTTATTCTTTTGTTGGTTTGGATGGCAGAACTACGCAGAATCACTCGCTTGAAATCAGCTTGGATGCTTTTGCTTGAAATTGGCTTCGGAGCTTGGCTAAGCTCCCAATATCACGGCATCTTGTTCATGCTCTTCTACTCTACCCTTTTGTCTTATGTACATAACGTAAATAAGCATCTCTGTTACTACTTCATCGCCATCCAGTTGCTCTTATTAAATCTTTCTCTGCATGGGCAGCCTGCCAGTTATTACGTCATGGCAAATCTTATTTTCATCGCTCAGTCCATGCTTCTGCTTCATATGAGACAAATTGAGCAAAATAGAGAAGAAGTAGAGCTTCTTTATGATCAGCTGCGCAGACAGCACTATGAGCTAGATGAAGCACGTCTGCAGCTTATGGATTATGCCAAACAGGTTGAGAACATTACGCAAACAGATGAACGCAACCGTATCTCGCGGGACATTCATGATGATCTCGGGCATAAACTGATTCGTCTCAAAATGATGATGGAAGCTTCTTTGCGTATCCTTCCGACCCAACAAAGCAAAGGTATGGAGATGCTAACCTCTGTCAAAGACCAATTAACCGAAAGCATGGAGATGCTTCGCACCACCGTTCGGCGGTTAAAGCCTGATGAAGATTCCTTGCAAACCTACTCCCTCGATAGACTCATTGAAGACTTGACGAAGGAGAATGGCATTGCAATTGAAGTTCAAATCACAGGAATGCCTTATGTATTGTATCCCAGCCTGGCTTTCATTCTTTACCGCAATGCGCAAGAAGCGATCACGAATGCCATTCGTCACGGAAGTGCAAGCAAGGTCGATATTCAGTTAAGCTATGATCCCAAGCAAATTACCATGTGTGTGTCCAACAATGGCCATCTACCTGCTGCGTCCTCCGCCAAAGGCATTGGGATGAAAGGCATGGAAGAACGCAGCAAGCTCATCGGCGGCCAACTTTTCGTCACTTTGCAGGATTATTATTCCGTAACAACGGTGTTGCCTACCTATCGCTAA
- a CDS encoding response regulator transcription factor, translating to MIHLLITDDDPFIRESLKLIIGLDEDIEVVGTCTNGDEALAFIQSGSQVDVVLMDIRMPICDGVQGTLKIKQAYPNVVVLILTTFDDDEFIVQALRNGASGYLLKNISPDRIIQGIKTVEQGNLLIHADIAKKLTTFISPNTMPSVPVPKALSAFGLTASEQTVVVKISEGLSNKEIAQELFLSEGTVKNYITEILSKLNLRDRTQIAIFYLKQQSGANR from the coding sequence ATGATTCATTTACTTATTACAGATGATGACCCTTTTATCCGGGAAAGCTTAAAATTAATCATTGGCCTAGACGAAGATATCGAGGTCGTTGGCACTTGTACGAATGGGGACGAGGCATTGGCTTTTATCCAAAGCGGCAGCCAAGTTGACGTTGTCCTTATGGATATTCGGATGCCGATCTGTGACGGCGTACAGGGCACCTTGAAGATCAAGCAAGCTTATCCGAACGTGGTTGTTCTAATCCTGACAACGTTTGACGATGATGAATTTATCGTTCAAGCTTTACGCAACGGGGCCAGCGGGTATCTGCTCAAAAACATTTCGCCCGATCGTATCATTCAAGGAATCAAAACCGTGGAGCAAGGCAATCTGCTTATTCATGCGGATATCGCCAAAAAATTGACCACTTTCATCAGCCCGAACACGATGCCATCCGTACCTGTACCTAAAGCACTTAGCGCGTTCGGCTTAACCGCTAGTGAACAAACGGTTGTCGTGAAAATTTCCGAGGGCCTTTCAAATAAAGAAATCGCCCAGGAGCTATTCCTGAGCGAAGGTACGGTAAAAAATTATATTACGGAAATACTTAGCAAGCTGAATCTCCGTGATCGAACACAAATTGCTATTTTTTATTTGAAACAACAATCAGGCGCGAATCGTTAA
- a CDS encoding stalk domain-containing protein, translating to MRMTKWTKVAVLGTVMGTCFTAGVYAQDVLQRVDAYLRSDFNVVVDGRKVQLANPPLIYNNASYLPVKELGGFLGANVNWQDSTKTIYINPRINQQQPTEGNETNYTEIVLQSPYPQYLDYLGGTYPVLTIMSDQIYYRLKDIEQMGVPTAGLRKAKEKYTQEIYVSDEEMKKSWKEVPPPSYQYNDPIVITGEKDPLKLKTLREYVQSFRYYEVNKVSYYSTPIIIDALPELNTYSYLLNENRHFYRTTLKLTQTNGNNNDPFYVVGSYSKEDIEVTKVKN from the coding sequence ATGCGTATGACGAAGTGGACTAAAGTTGCAGTGCTGGGCACGGTTATGGGAACTTGTTTTACAGCAGGCGTGTATGCGCAAGATGTGCTGCAGCGTGTAGACGCCTATTTGCGGAGTGATTTTAATGTGGTTGTAGACGGGCGGAAGGTGCAGCTGGCGAACCCCCCGTTAATTTATAATAATGCTAGTTACTTGCCAGTGAAAGAGCTGGGGGGCTTCCTGGGAGCTAATGTGAATTGGCAGGATAGCACGAAAACGATCTATATCAATCCACGTATTAATCAACAGCAGCCGACAGAGGGCAATGAGACGAATTACACAGAGATTGTGCTGCAGAGCCCGTATCCGCAATATTTGGACTATTTGGGAGGGACGTATCCTGTTTTAACAATTATGTCTGATCAAATTTACTATCGATTAAAGGATATAGAGCAAATGGGCGTCCCTACAGCTGGACTAAGGAAAGCCAAGGAAAAGTACACACAGGAAATCTATGTTAGTGATGAAGAGATGAAAAAGAGTTGGAAAGAAGTGCCCCCACCTTCTTATCAGTACAATGACCCTATTGTGATTACAGGGGAGAAGGATCCATTAAAGCTCAAGACCCTAAGGGAATATGTTCAAAGCTTTAGGTACTATGAAGTTAACAAAGTATCTTATTATTCCACTCCCATTATCATCGATGCTTTACCTGAATTAAATACATACAGCTACTTGCTCAACGAGAATAGGCATTTTTACCGCACAACCCTTAAGCTTACACAAACAAATGGCAATAATAATGACCCCTTTTATGTAGTCGGCAGTTATTCCAAAGAAGATATCGAAGTAACTAAAGTTAAGAATTAA
- a CDS encoding YktB family protein, producing the protein MSFTGFAQHEFDTFAIEGLDGRMEAIRERIQPKFKVLGDSLVEDLSLLSGTEMFLHIAKHLRRKVNPPVDTWMAICPNKRGYKQVPHFQVGLFDDRLFIWLALIYELPTKGQIAESFLKDIPRLKKEIPADFVISFDHMKKDVTPVSQLDTNSWKEALVRFRDVKKAELLIGRNLHFQDPVLVNPAELEKLIKETFEKLIPLYQTAVDVK; encoded by the coding sequence ATGAGTTTCACTGGATTCGCCCAACATGAATTCGATACATTTGCTATAGAAGGCCTTGACGGGCGCATGGAAGCGATTCGCGAACGGATCCAACCCAAATTTAAAGTACTCGGGGATTCGTTAGTCGAAGATTTGTCGCTGTTGTCCGGCACCGAAATGTTCCTGCATATTGCCAAGCATTTAAGACGTAAAGTCAACCCTCCTGTAGATACCTGGATGGCCATTTGCCCAAACAAACGCGGCTATAAGCAGGTTCCGCATTTTCAGGTAGGTCTCTTCGATGACCGATTGTTTATCTGGCTGGCCTTGATCTATGAACTGCCGACCAAGGGTCAGATTGCTGAATCTTTCCTGAAAGATATCCCGCGGTTGAAAAAGGAGATTCCAGCCGATTTCGTTATTTCTTTTGATCATATGAAAAAAGATGTGACACCCGTCTCCCAATTGGATACGAACAGCTGGAAAGAAGCCTTGGTACGCTTTCGAGATGTCAAAAAAGCCGAACTTCTGATCGGCCGCAACCTGCACTTCCAGGATCCCGTGTTGGTCAACCCAGCTGAACTGGAAAAGCTAATCAAGGAAACCTTTGAAAAACTAATCCCCCTATATCAAACAGCGGTTGACGTGAAGTAA
- a CDS encoding ABC transporter ATP-binding protein — MANTYSIQVQHVSKQFGDKTVLQDITLDVPKAQIFGLLGPSGSGKTTLVRLIAGIDAPSSGTVHVLNEKMPQLAMLSRIGYMAQSDALYAELTAQENLAFFAALFGLAGTKSKNRIQEVMELVDLSAHLKKQVSNYSGGMKRRLSLAVSLLHEPEVLILDEPTVGIDPVLRKSIWEELTKLSARGTTIIVTTHVMDEADKCHRLGMIRDGNLTAVGTPEELKLATSSSTIEEAFLYYGGAK; from the coding sequence ATGGCTAACACATATTCGATTCAAGTGCAGCATGTCTCCAAACAATTCGGAGACAAAACGGTTTTGCAGGACATTACTTTAGATGTTCCCAAAGCACAGATTTTTGGACTATTAGGTCCCTCCGGGTCAGGTAAAACAACACTCGTCCGCCTGATTGCCGGTATCGACGCCCCCTCTTCCGGCACCGTGCATGTGTTGAACGAGAAGATGCCTCAGTTAGCCATGTTATCGCGTATCGGTTACATGGCGCAATCGGATGCGCTCTATGCCGAGTTGACGGCGCAAGAGAATTTAGCTTTTTTTGCGGCTTTATTCGGATTGGCAGGCACCAAAAGCAAAAATCGGATACAAGAAGTGATGGAACTTGTCGATCTGAGTGCACATTTGAAGAAGCAAGTGTCGAATTACTCGGGCGGCATGAAGCGTCGATTATCCTTGGCGGTCTCTTTGCTGCATGAGCCAGAAGTACTCATTCTGGATGAACCCACAGTCGGCATCGATCCCGTTTTGAGAAAATCAATTTGGGAAGAACTCACGAAGCTCAGCGCTCGCGGAACAACGATAATAGTCACAACGCATGTCATGGATGAAGCTGATAAATGCCACCGGTTAGGGATGATTCGTGATGGCAACCTTACAGCGGTCGGAACGCCTGAGGAATTGAAGCTGGCTACATCATCCTCCACGATTGAAGAAGCATTTTTATACTATGGAGGTGCAAAATAA